A genomic region of Arachis hypogaea cultivar Tifrunner chromosome 5, arahy.Tifrunner.gnm2.J5K5, whole genome shotgun sequence contains the following coding sequences:
- the LOC140173240 gene encoding alkane hydroxylase MAH1-like, giving the protein MAMLFFYAATIASIIITILLVLHVLDRKRSCKDPLFIDWPLFGMSLQLLYNLSQIHDFLANVLNRKGGTAEFMGPWFTNMNFLLSTDPMNAHHVFSKNFENYVNGPEFRDVFDVFGDAIIATDDLEKWRYMKSLFLSLIKHKGFDIFFEKTIQNKVKNSFLPVLDHAWLQGTVLDLQDVFCRFTFDNTSLMVLGFDPKSLSLGFPTVEAEKAFDDIEKCLFYRQMVPKSVWKFQKWLQIATRYESLDAKLLRDYGFNFFAAGRDTIASVLTWFFWLVASHPAVEAKILEEIEKVFGAVDRGNYKILSTEDVKKLVYLHGALCEVLRLFPPIPMERKKPIKADILPSGHVVDSNTNIVFSFYGMGRSEEIWGKDCLEFKPERWINEKGGIVHVPSYKFISFNAGARTCLGKDMSFIQIKIVTSAIFQNYRVRIVKDHSDEVTPSLSIILLMKHGLKVKITKRQV; this is encoded by the exons ATGGCCATGCTATTCTTCTATGCAGCAACAATTGCATCCATAATAATAACAATCCTCCTAGTCCTCCATGTTCTTGATCGCAAAAGAAGTTGTAAAGACCCTCTTTTCATAGATTGGCCACTCTTTGGCATGTCACTTCAACTTCTTTACAACTTGTCCCAAATTCATGATTTCTTAGCAAATGTCTTGAATCGCAAAGGAGGCACTGCTGAATTCATGGGACCTTGGTTCACCAACATGAACTTCTTGCTCTCTACCGATCCCATGAACGCACATCACGTATTCAGCAAGAATTTTGAAAACTATGTTAATGGACCCGAGTTTCGCGACGTTTTCGATGTTTTCGGCGACGCCATAATCGCGACGGATGATCTTGAGAAATGGAGATACATGAAGTCTTTGTTCCTTTCTCTGATCAAGCATAAAGGTTTTGATATCTTCTTCGAGAAAACGATTCAGAACAAGGTGAAGAATAGTTTCCTTCCCGTGTTGGATCATGCATGGTTGCAAGGAACAGTGCTGGATCTTCAAGATGTCTTTTGTAGGTTCACATTTGATAACACAAGCTTGATGGTGTTAGGGTTTGATCCCAAATCCCTTTCCCTTGGATTCCCAACTGTTGAAGCTGAAAAGGCTTTTGATGATATTGAAAAATGCTTGTTCTACAGACAAATGGTGCCCAAAAGTGTTTGGAAATTTCAAAAATGGCTTCAAATTG CTACAAGATACGAATCGCTCGATGCGAAACTTTTAAGAGATTATGGATTTAATTTTTTTGCTGCCGGCAGAGATACCATTGCCTCAGTTCTTACGTGGTTCTTTTGGCTTGTTGCCTCGCATCCGGCAGTAGAAGCTAAGATTCTGGAAGAAATAGAAAaagtttttggtgctgttgaCAGGggaaattacaaaattttaagcACAGAAGATGTGAAGAAGCTAGTTTATCTCCATGGCGCTTTGTGTGAAGTTTTAAGGCTTTTTCCTCCAATACCTATGGAGCGCAAGAAACCAATCAAAGCTGACATACTTCCAAGTGGACATGTTGTGGATTCGAATACGAATATCGTATTTTCTTTCTACGGAATGGGGAGATCGGAAGAAATTTGGGGGAAGGATTGCTTGGAGTTCAAGCCAGAGAGATGGATCAATGAAAAAGGTGGAATTGTTCATGTTCCTTCTTACAAATTCATTAGCTTCAATGCAGGAGCAAGGACTTGTTTGGGTAAAGATATGTCTTTCATTCAAATAAAGATTGTTACATctgctatttttcaaaattataggGTTAGAATTGTGAAAGATCATTCTGATGAAGTTACACCGAGCCTTTCGATTATTCTTCTTATGAAGCATGGTTTGAAGGTCAAGATAACAAAAAGACAAGTTTGA